The sequence GTGGTCGGCAAGGAGAACATCACCGTCAACGGCCGCTCGCAGGAGGCAACCAAGGTTTCGCGCACCGACGGCAACAAGGAACTGATCGCCTGGATCGTCCCGGACCTGCCGGTGCCGGCGCGCCTGCTGCAGCGTGAGGACGGCAAGGACGCGCTGGACCTGACGGTGAAGTCGGTCCACTGACCAACCCTGCGGCAACAGATAAAAACGCCCGCTTTCGCGGGCGTTTTTCTTGCTCAGGGCGTTTCTTCCTGCTTGAACACCGTGCGGCAGTCCACCCGGATCTGCTCGCCGCTGGCGCGCCAGTAGAAGCTGCGGCAGTGTCGGTTGCCCTCCTGGCTCTCGCGCACGCTGACCGCATGGAAGGCCTGCAGCCATTCGCGTTGGCTGGCGATGCCATCGCCATTCCAGTCCATGTCGCGCTGTTCCAGCCCCTGGGTGATGGCCAGGCCGGCATGCCAGGCGTAGCCCAGCCAGCCGAGCACCACCAGCACGATGATCAGCAGCGCCTTGCGGCGACGGGTGAAACGGCCGCGCAGGATCATTGCACCCGCCGGATGCTGGCCCCGAGCGCACCGAGCTTCTCCTCGATGTTCTCGTAGCCGCGGTCGAGGTGGTAGATGCGGTCGATCGTGGTGTCGCCCTGCGCCACCAGGCCGGCCAGGATGAGGCATGCCGAGGCACGCAGGTCGGTGGCCATCACCGGCGCCCCGGACAGGCGCTCCACACCACGCACGATCGCGGTGTGGCCCTCGACCTGGATGTCGGCGCCCAGGCGCAGCAGTTCGTTGACGTGCATGAAACGGTTTTCGAAGATCGTTTCGGTGATCACGCCCACGCCGTCAGCCACACAGTTGAGCGCCATGAGCTGCGCCTGCATGTCGGTCGGGAAGGCCGGATGCGGTGCGGTGGTCAGGTTGACCGCCTTCGGCCGCCTGCCCTGCATGTCCAGGGTGATGCTGGTCTCCCCGGTCTCGATGTGCGCGCCGGCTTCCTTGAGCTTGGCCAGCACCGCGTCCATGGTGTCCGGACGGGCGTTGCTTGCGGTGACCCTGCCACCGGTCATCGCCGCGGCCACCAGGAAGGTGCCGGTCTCGATGCGGTCCGGCAACACCGAATGGCAGCCACCGGACAGGCGCTCGACGCCATGGATGGTGATGCGCGGGGTGCCTGCGCCCTCGATGCGTGCGCCCAGCGTGTTGAGACAGACAGCCAGGTCGATGACCTCCGGCTCCATCGCCGCGTTCTCCAGCACCGTGGTGCCTTCGGCCAGCGTCGCGGCGGCCATCACGTTCTCGGTGCCGGTCACGCTGACCATGTCGAAGGTGTAGCGACCACCCTTCAGGCGCCCGTTGACGCGCGCCTTGATGAAGCCGTTCTCGACGCTGATCTCCGCACCCAGTGCCTGCAGACCCTTGATGTGCTGGTCCACTGGGCGCGAGCCGATCGCGCAGCCGCCGGGCAGCGAGACCTCGGCCGCGCCATGGCGCGCGAGCAGCGGGCCCAGCACGAGGATCGAGGCGCGCATGGTCTTGACCAGCTCGTACGGGGCAACGACCTGGTTGACGCTGCTCGGGTCCACCACGATCGCGCTGCCTCGCGACAGCGTGCCCTGGTCGACGGTCACCCTGGCGCCCAGCTCGCCGAGCAGCTTCACCGTGGTGATCACGTCGTGCAGGTGCGGCACGTTGGTGATCTCCACCGGCGCATCGGCCAGCAGGGTCGCGCACAGGATGGGCAGCACCGCGTTCTTGGCGCCGGAAATATGGACTTCACCGTTCAGCACATTGCCGCCGGTCACTACGATCTTCGCCATGGAGTGGGCTCTTTGCGGATCAGCCGGCTTCGGCCGGGGTGAGGGTTTTCAGGGCCAGCGCGTGGATGGCGCCCCCCATCAGTTCGCCCAGCGTTGCGTAGACCATGCGGTGGCGCGCCAGCGGCAGCTTGCCGGCAAAGGCTTCGCACACCACGGTGGCCTCGAAATGCACGCCATCATCGCCATGCACGTCGGCACGGGCGCCAGGCAGGCCGGTTTCGATCAGATTGCGGATGGTCTCGGCGTCCAACGGGCTTTCCTAATAAAATGAACGCCCATTCTACTCTCCGACCGGCATCCACATGGCCGTTCCACCCCGTTCCAGCGGTGCCCCCGATGACGCCAGCTTGATTGCCAGCGGCCAGCGGGTCATCGAGATCGAGCGCGACGCCCTGGCCACCGTCGGTGGCCGCATCGGCGAGGAATTCGCCCGCGCCTGCCGGATGATCCTCGGGTCCCGCGGCCGCGTGGTCGCCACCGGCATGGGCAAGTCGGGTCATATCGCCCGCAAGATCGCCGCCACCCTGGCCTCGACCGGCACCCCGGCGTTCTTCGTCCATCCCGGCGAAGCCGGCCATGGCGACCTGGGCATGATCACCGAAGCCGACGTGGTCCTGGCCCTGTCCTACTCCGGGGAATCGGACGAAGTGCTGATGCTGCTGCCGGTGCTCAAGCGCCAGGGCAACCACGTGATTGCGATGACCGGCCGGCCGCAGTCCAGCCTGGCCCGCGCCGCCGACGTCCACCTGGATGTCAGCGTGGCCCACGAGGCCTGCCCGCTGGCCCTGGCCCCGACCTCGAGCACCACCGCCTCGCTGGCGATCGGCGATGCGCTGGCCGTCGCCCTGCTGGACGCGCGCGGCTTCACCGCCGATGACTTCGCCCGTTCGCACCCGGCCGGCAGCCTGGGCCGCCGCCTGCTGCTGCACATCACCGACGTCATGCACAGCGGCGACGAGCTGCCTCGCGTGTACGACGATGCCAGCCTCAGCGAGGCGCTGGTGGAAATGAGCCGCAAGCGACTGGGCATGACCGCCGTGGTCGATCGCGAAGGCCGTCTGGTCGGCCTGTTCACCGACGGCGACCTGCGCCGCGCACTGGACAGTGAGCTGGACGTGCGCAGCGCGCGCATAGCCGATGTCATGACCCGGCAACCGCGCACCATCGGCGCCGACCAGCTTGCGGTAGAGGCGGCGCGGCTGATGGAGACCCACAAGATCAACGGCCTGATCGTCGTCGATGGCGACCAGCGCGCGGTGGGCGCCCTGAACATTCATGACCTGTTGCGGGCAAAAGTGGTTTAACCACCCCCATTCACTATCCGGATCTCCCTCCCGATGCCCTACGACCCGCTGGCCGCCTTTCCGCCGGAACTGCTTGCCGCCGCCCGGAACATCCGCATGGCCTGTTTCGACGTCGACGGCACGCTCACCGATGGCCGTCTCTACTACGACCACGACGGCAACGAGAGCAAGGCGTACTTCGTGCATGACGGTCTGGGCCTGAAACTGCTGCAGCAGCACGGCATCCACCCGGTGCTGATCACCGCGCGCAACAGCCTGTCGGCGATGCGCCGCGGCAACGACCTGGGCATCGACACCCAGATCGCGGTCGGCGACAAGCTGGCCAGCGTGCGCAAGCTGTGCGAGCTGCGCGACATCGGCATGGAGCAGGTGGCCTTCATGGGTGATGACCTGCCCGATCTCGCCCCGATTTCGGCGGCCGGGCTGGCCGTCGCGCCGGCCAACGCGCATCCGTGGATCGCCGAGCGCGTGCACTGGATCACCCGCGCCGAAGGTGGACGCGGCGCCGCCCGCGAGCTGTGCGACGTGCTGCTCGCCGCGCAGGGCCGGATCGACGCGGTGCTGGCGAGGTATTCGGCGTGAGCTGGCGCGGCATCCTCGGTGGTGTCCTGCTGCTGGCGGCGCTGGTCAGCGGCTGGTCCGCCTGGCGCCACCGCGCCGGCATCACCACCCCGCCCGATGACACCAGCAGTTCGGACTACATCCTCGGCGATTTCGAGATCGTGGCGCTGGACAAGGACGGCAAGGAGGCCACGACGCTGCGCGCGCCTTCGATGCAGCGCAACCGCGCCGACGAGACGATGACCATCCAGACGCCGCTGTTCCTGCTGCCCGACGACAACGGCCGGCACTGGCAACTGCGCGCCGATACCGCATGGGTCAGCGCAAAGGGCGAGGAAATGCGCCTGCGCGGCAACGTCAACGGCGACAGCCCGCAGGATGGCACCACGCCACCGACCACCTTCCGCACCACCAGCCTGGATGTGTTCCCGGAGCGCAACGTGGCCCGGACCGATGACAAGGTCACCATGACCCGCCCGGGTATCATCCACAGTGGCGTCGGTTTCGAAGCCGACCTCAAATCCAGCCAGTACAAATTCCTTTCCCAGGCCAAGACCCGCTATGAACCCAAAGCTGCCCGCTAGGCTCGCTCCGCTCGCCCTGCTCGCCGCCCTGCTCGCAGCCGGGCCCGTGCTGGCCAAGAAGTCCGACCGCAACCAGCCGATGACCATCGATGCCGGCGCCCAGTCCGGCTCGTTCGACGGGGCCGGCAAGACCGTGCTGTCCCAGGGCGTGGAAATCAACCAGGGCACGATGGAGCTGCGCTCCAACGAGGCCGAGCTCTACATGTCCGACGGTGAAATCGTCCGTGCCATCTTCATCGGCAAGCAGGCCAAGCTGAAGCAGCAGATGGACGACGGCACCTGGATGAATGCCACAGCCAACCGCATCGAGTACGACATCAGGAACGACACCCTCACCCTGATTGGCGACTACAAGGTAGAGAGCGAGCGCGGCAGCAATGCCGGCCAGCGCATGGTCTACAACATCGCCACCGGCAACATGCAGTCCGGCGGCGACGGCACCCGCGTGCGCACCGTGATCCAGCCCAAGAACAAGACCGCCGCGCCGGCCGCCAAGGAGAGCAAGTAATGCTCGTTGCCGAGGGCCTGCGCAAGAACTACAAGAAGCGCGAGGTGGTCCGCGAGTTCGCCCTGACCCTGGATGCGGGCGAGGTGGTTGGCCTGCTCGGTCCCAACGGCGCGGGCAAGACCACCTGCTTCTACATGATCGTGGGTCTGGTCGAGGCCGACGCCGGCCGCATCGTCCTCGACGGCCAGGACATCACCGCCGAACCGATGTACCGCCGCGCCAAGCTCGGCGTGGGCTACCTGCCTCAGGAACCGTCGGTGTTCCGCAAGCTGACCGTGGCCGACAACATCCGCCTGGTGCTCGAGCTGCGCGAGGACCTGGATGCCGCCGGCCGCGAGCGCGAGCTGTCCTCGCTGCTGGACGAACTGCAGATCGGCCATGTCTCCGACCAGCTCGGCGCCAGCCTGTCCGGCGGCGAGCGTCGCCGCTGCGAGATCGCCCGGGCCCTTGCCGCACGGCCGCGCCTGATCCTGCTCGACGAGCCGTTCGCCGGCGTCGATCCGATTTCGGTGGGCGAGATCCAGCGTATCGTGAGCCACCTCAAGCAACGTGGCATCGGCGTGCTGATCACCGACCACAACGTGCGCGAGACCTTGGGAATCTGCGACCGCGCGTATATCCTCAATGAAGGCAGCGTGCTGGCGCAGGGGGCACCGGACGAATTGCTGTCGAACACCGACGTCCGTCGCGTCTACCTCGGGGATAGCTTCCGACTCTGATTCCGCGGCAGGCCGTCCCGCTCCCTGTTGACCGGTACAGGCATGAAAGCACGGCTGCAGACATCGTTGGGACAGCAACTGGTGATGACGCCGCAGCTGCGTCAGGCCATCAAGTTGCTGCAGATGTCCAGCGCCGAGCTGGAAGTGGAAATTGCCGAAGCGGTGGAAACCAATCCGCTGCTGGAATGGGCCGAGAACGACGCCTCGCTGCCGGCCTCCGGACAGGAAGACAAGGCCGACGGCAACAGCGGGGACCACGACGACTCCGCGCCCACCGATGACTGGATGCCCGACACCGACTGGACCTCGGGCAACGGTGGCGGCGGCTCCTTCGATGACGAGGAACCGGGCAGCGCCACCGACCGCATGGTCGAGCCGGAGACCCTGGCCGACCACCTGCTGTGGCAATTGCACCTGTCGCACCTGTCGCTGCGCGACCGCCGTATCGGTGCCGCGCTCATCAACGCGATGGACGAGGACGGCTACCTGCGCGAACCCCTGCCCGCCATCGCAGAGGCGCTGCGCCCGGACGTGGTCGCCAGCGAAGAGGAAATCCTCACCGTGCTGCACCAGATCCAGCGTTTCGACCCGGTCGGGGTCGGTGCACGGACCCTGGGCGAATGCCTGGCGCTGCAACTGGACGTACTGCCGCCGCAGACCCCGGGACTGGAGCTGGCCCGCCTGATCGCGGCCGGCCCGCTGGAAAAGCTGCCGCGCAGCGGCGTGGCCGGCGTGGCGCAGGAACTGCGCCAGCCGGTCGACCAGGTCGAGGAAGCCGTGCAGCTGCTGCGCACCCTTGATCCGCGGCCCGGCAAGCAGCTGGGCGAGCCGGCCTCGGACACCTACGTCGTCCCCGACTGCGTGGTCTGGCGCCACCGCGGCGTATGGCGCGCGGCCCTGGCTGGCCATGCCGCACCCAAGGTGGTGATCCACCGCGGCTATGAGCAGATGATCCGCAACTGCGGCGAGGCCGACGCCAGTTACCTGCGCACCCAGCTGCAGGAAGCCCGCTGGTTGCTCAGGGGCCTGGAGGCACGCGGCGAAACCCTGCTGAAGGTGGTCCGCTGCCTGCTGCTGCAGCAGTCCGGATTCCTCGAATTCGGTGAACAGGCGCTGCGCCCGCTGACCCTGCGCGAGGTTGCCAGCGAACTGGGCCTGCACGAATCCACCATTTCCCGTGCCATCGCCCGCAAGTACGTGCGCACCCCGCGCGGCACCCTGCCGTTGCGCGCGTTCTTCGCCTCGGGCATCGATACCGACGGCGGTGGCGAGGCTTCCAGCACCGCGATCCAGGCCATGATCCGCCGCCTGATCGAGGCCGAAAACCCACGCAAGCCGCTTTCTGACGCCAAGCTGGCTGACCTGCTCAAGGCCTCCGGCATACCGGTGGCGCGGCGCACCGTGGCGAAGTATCGTGAAGCCATGAACATTTCCGCCTCCCACGAGAGAGTACGCATAGCCTGACCAGCTCCAGGCGGCGGATGGTTCATGCAACCCCGACCAAAGGAGGTACCCGATGCGCATCGAAACGTACGGCCAGCAGATCGAAGTCACGCCCGCCCTCAAGGAATACGTCGAGAGCAAGCTGCAGCGACTGGAACGGCACTTCGACCAGCACTGCGAAGTGCGCACCCAGCTGTCAGTGCGCAAGCCGGACCACCACGTCGTTGCCACGGTCAACCTTCCCGGCCGAACCCTGCACGCCGACGCCAGCGGGCAGACGATGTACGCGGCGATCGACCTGCTCGCCGACAAGCTCGACCGCCTTGTCATCAAGCACAAGGAAAAGAGCCTGCCCCACGCGCCGCACGCATTGCGCGACAATGGGGAATGACCCCCAGTCCCATCACCAATGCCCTTGACTGACCTTCTGGTGGCCGTGCGCACGCAGGTGCTCACGGCCACCAATCGTGACGACACCCTGCAGGCCGCGTCCCGTTTGCTGGCCTGCGACCAGGCCGGTGCCGAGGAAATCCATCGCAGCCTCTGCCAGCGCGAGGACCTGGGCAGCACCGCCATCGGCCACGGCGTGGCCATCCCGCACGGCCGTGCCCCCGCCCTGGACAAGCCCCGTGGCGCGCTGCTGCGACTGGAGCAGCCGGTGGATTTCGGCGGCAGCGAACCGGTGGACCTGGTGTTCGCCATCGCCGTACCGGCGCACTACACCCACCAGCACCTGATGCTGCTGTCCGAACTGGCCGAACTGTTTTCCGATCCGCAGACACGCGACGCACTGCGTCACGCGCCCGATGGCCCTGCCCTGACCCGCCTTCTCGACCTTTCCTCCCGGACCAGCGCTGCATGAATACCAGCATCACCGCCCGCGAACTGTTCGACCAGCAGAAGGACAAGCTCGCCCTGCGCTGGGTCGCCGGCCAGGGCGGTGCGCAGCGCGAGCTGGAGGCCGGCAATACCGTGTCGCGGCGCCCGTCGCTTGCCGGGTACCTCAATGCGATCTACCCCAACAAGGTGCAGATCCTCGGTTCAGAGGAGCTGAGCTGGCTGGACTCGCTGGACTCGCGCCAGCGCTGGGAGACGATCGAGAAGATCATGCAGTCCCATCCGCTGGCGCTGGTCATCACCAAGAACCAGCCCTGCCCGGAAGACCTGCGCGCGGCTGCCGATGAGTCGGCCACGCCGCTGTGGATCTCGCCCAAGCGCGGCCACGAACTGCTCAACCACATCTCCTACCACCTGGCGCGCACGCTGGCGCCGCGGGTCACCCTGCATGGGGTGTTCATGGAGATCTATTCGATCGGCGTACTGATCACCGGCGAGGCGGGCTCGGGCAAGAGCGAGCTGGCGCTGGAGCTGCTCAGCCGCGGCCACCGCCTGGTGGCTGATGACGCCCCGGAGTTCACCCAGGTCGCCCCGGACGTGCTCGACGGCACCTGTCCCGAGCTGCTGCAGGACCTGCTGGAAGTGCGCGGGCTGGGCGTGCTCAACGTCCGCCAGATGTTCGGCGACACCGCAGTCAAGAAGAACAAGTACCTGCGCCTGATCGTGCACCTGACCAAGCCGATGACCGAGCCGACCCCGCATGGCTATGAACGGCTGACCGGTGACTCGGGCAAGCGCCACGTGCTCGACCTGGACGTGCCGCTGATCACCCTGCCGGTGATGCCCGGGCGCAACCTCGCCGTGCTGACCGAGGCGGCCACCCGTTTGCATATCCTG is a genomic window of Stenotrophomonas sp. Marseille-Q4652 containing:
- a CDS encoding EF-hand domain-containing protein, producing MILRGRFTRRRKALLIIVLVVLGWLGYAWHAGLAITQGLEQRDMDWNGDGIASQREWLQAFHAVSVRESQEGNRHCRSFYWRASGEQIRVDCRTVFKQEETP
- the murA gene encoding UDP-N-acetylglucosamine 1-carboxyvinyltransferase; this translates as MAKIVVTGGNVLNGEVHISGAKNAVLPILCATLLADAPVEITNVPHLHDVITTVKLLGELGARVTVDQGTLSRGSAIVVDPSSVNQVVAPYELVKTMRASILVLGPLLARHGAAEVSLPGGCAIGSRPVDQHIKGLQALGAEISVENGFIKARVNGRLKGGRYTFDMVSVTGTENVMAAATLAEGTTVLENAAMEPEVIDLAVCLNTLGARIEGAGTPRITIHGVERLSGGCHSVLPDRIETGTFLVAAAMTGGRVTASNARPDTMDAVLAKLKEAGAHIETGETSITLDMQGRRPKAVNLTTAPHPAFPTDMQAQLMALNCVADGVGVITETIFENRFMHVNELLRLGADIQVEGHTAIVRGVERLSGAPVMATDLRASACLILAGLVAQGDTTIDRIYHLDRGYENIEEKLGALGASIRRVQ
- a CDS encoding BolA family protein; the encoded protein is MDAETIRNLIETGLPGARADVHGDDGVHFEATVVCEAFAGKLPLARHRMVYATLGELMGGAIHALALKTLTPAEAG
- a CDS encoding KpsF/GutQ family sugar-phosphate isomerase, which codes for MAVPPRSSGAPDDASLIASGQRVIEIERDALATVGGRIGEEFARACRMILGSRGRVVATGMGKSGHIARKIAATLASTGTPAFFVHPGEAGHGDLGMITEADVVLALSYSGESDEVLMLLPVLKRQGNHVIAMTGRPQSSLARAADVHLDVSVAHEACPLALAPTSSTTASLAIGDALAVALLDARGFTADDFARSHPAGSLGRRLLLHITDVMHSGDELPRVYDDASLSEALVEMSRKRLGMTAVVDREGRLVGLFTDGDLRRALDSELDVRSARIADVMTRQPRTIGADQLAVEAARLMETHKINGLIVVDGDQRAVGALNIHDLLRAKVV
- a CDS encoding HAD hydrolase family protein; the encoded protein is MPYDPLAAFPPELLAAARNIRMACFDVDGTLTDGRLYYDHDGNESKAYFVHDGLGLKLLQQHGIHPVLITARNSLSAMRRGNDLGIDTQIAVGDKLASVRKLCELRDIGMEQVAFMGDDLPDLAPISAAGLAVAPANAHPWIAERVHWITRAEGGRGAARELCDVLLAAQGRIDAVLARYSA
- the lptC gene encoding LPS export ABC transporter periplasmic protein LptC; its protein translation is MSWRGILGGVLLLAALVSGWSAWRHRAGITTPPDDTSSSDYILGDFEIVALDKDGKEATTLRAPSMQRNRADETMTIQTPLFLLPDDNGRHWQLRADTAWVSAKGEEMRLRGNVNGDSPQDGTTPPTTFRTTSLDVFPERNVARTDDKVTMTRPGIIHSGVGFEADLKSSQYKFLSQAKTRYEPKAAR
- the lptA gene encoding lipopolysaccharide transport periplasmic protein LptA, with translation MNPKLPARLAPLALLAALLAAGPVLAKKSDRNQPMTIDAGAQSGSFDGAGKTVLSQGVEINQGTMELRSNEAELYMSDGEIVRAIFIGKQAKLKQQMDDGTWMNATANRIEYDIRNDTLTLIGDYKVESERGSNAGQRMVYNIATGNMQSGGDGTRVRTVIQPKNKTAAPAAKESK
- the lptB gene encoding LPS export ABC transporter ATP-binding protein, with amino-acid sequence MLVAEGLRKNYKKREVVREFALTLDAGEVVGLLGPNGAGKTTCFYMIVGLVEADAGRIVLDGQDITAEPMYRRAKLGVGYLPQEPSVFRKLTVADNIRLVLELREDLDAAGRERELSSLLDELQIGHVSDQLGASLSGGERRRCEIARALAARPRLILLDEPFAGVDPISVGEIQRIVSHLKQRGIGVLITDHNVRETLGICDRAYILNEGSVLAQGAPDELLSNTDVRRVYLGDSFRL
- a CDS encoding RNA polymerase factor sigma-54 codes for the protein MKARLQTSLGQQLVMTPQLRQAIKLLQMSSAELEVEIAEAVETNPLLEWAENDASLPASGQEDKADGNSGDHDDSAPTDDWMPDTDWTSGNGGGGSFDDEEPGSATDRMVEPETLADHLLWQLHLSHLSLRDRRIGAALINAMDEDGYLREPLPAIAEALRPDVVASEEEILTVLHQIQRFDPVGVGARTLGECLALQLDVLPPQTPGLELARLIAAGPLEKLPRSGVAGVAQELRQPVDQVEEAVQLLRTLDPRPGKQLGEPASDTYVVPDCVVWRHRGVWRAALAGHAAPKVVIHRGYEQMIRNCGEADASYLRTQLQEARWLLRGLEARGETLLKVVRCLLLQQSGFLEFGEQALRPLTLREVASELGLHESTISRAIARKYVRTPRGTLPLRAFFASGIDTDGGGEASSTAIQAMIRRLIEAENPRKPLSDAKLADLLKASGIPVARRTVAKYREAMNISASHERVRIA
- the raiA gene encoding ribosome-associated translation inhibitor RaiA, which codes for MRIETYGQQIEVTPALKEYVESKLQRLERHFDQHCEVRTQLSVRKPDHHVVATVNLPGRTLHADASGQTMYAAIDLLADKLDRLVIKHKEKSLPHAPHALRDNGE
- a CDS encoding PTS sugar transporter subunit IIA, with translation MPLTDLLVAVRTQVLTATNRDDTLQAASRLLACDQAGAEEIHRSLCQREDLGSTAIGHGVAIPHGRAPALDKPRGALLRLEQPVDFGGSEPVDLVFAIAVPAHYTHQHLMLLSELAELFSDPQTRDALRHAPDGPALTRLLDLSSRTSAA
- the hprK gene encoding HPr(Ser) kinase/phosphatase — protein: MNTSITARELFDQQKDKLALRWVAGQGGAQRELEAGNTVSRRPSLAGYLNAIYPNKVQILGSEELSWLDSLDSRQRWETIEKIMQSHPLALVITKNQPCPEDLRAAADESATPLWISPKRGHELLNHISYHLARTLAPRVTLHGVFMEIYSIGVLITGEAGSGKSELALELLSRGHRLVADDAPEFTQVAPDVLDGTCPELLQDLLEVRGLGVLNVRQMFGDTAVKKNKYLRLIVHLTKPMTEPTPHGYERLTGDSGKRHVLDLDVPLITLPVMPGRNLAVLTEAATRLHILRTKGIDPAAMFIARHSNLLEQRSP